In the genome of Hevea brasiliensis isolate MT/VB/25A 57/8 chromosome 14, ASM3005281v1, whole genome shotgun sequence, the window aaatttattttgatatttcagttctatttttattttttattaagaatCGAACCGGAATGATATCGAAATAGAACCCATACTGAACTGAGAaccgaatttatatatatatatgcttttttatatttttgtagaTATATTATAtgctttcaatataattatatatacttatatatgtaaatataattataaactaaatagaatttaatattatatttcatttttctatattttcttaataattttaattataaatacattaaattaccttatcattcttaattataaatatactattatcttatattaatatatatatatatatatatatattaattcttaattatatttgtatcttatagttaaatattatatgattaataaataattaaaatgtatattatatgatatattattatatcatataatatatttaatcctaagttatatatgcaccttataattaaagattatataatttatgtatagctaaaagatatattatatgatatattttgtattaataactcaattcaaaacttaaatgctaattcaagtatgactttttaagaaaataattatataaaattattttaaaaaccgATAATAGAGCTAGAATCGTACCGAACCGAACTGGAACCGAAGAACCGAGAACTATACCGAACTAAAACCGAAACAATAAAGAACAGAATTGAGACTGTACTGAAATTTCAAAATTCCAGTTCGGTTATGGTACCTAAGCAAATTCCACACTTAACTAGAACCGAACACCCCTAATTTAACCGATAATAATAAAAAAACCAAAACTAATTAATTCAatggattttttttatttgaattaaataGTGTTCATTCCTAATAGAAATAGCATCATTTTTcagataatttttttctttttttaataaaaattagaaattgattCACACCATGTATCATAACCAAGATTTTTAAACTTGGCCTGGTTAATGAATTGGTCAACATAACGGGTTGACGGATTAACTTTTAATTAGAATTAATcttcttttaaaataataaattattataattagtagtttgacatattttataaataataaataaaataaatttccttaaattttaatatgtaaataattttaaaaaataatttaaattttttaattttatttttaaatgataaTATTTATCATAAAAAAGTATTTAAAACAAAAATTTCCTAAGAATAAATTTGTTCgcatcaaaaaaaattaaatatattaaaattatatggaattgtaacgctctcacttttttcgaacattctactgttctgatgattgacatttgttcggacagtcaggatggctagaactacacttaaactagagtaaaAAGTCATAATATGAttaaataaagactaagaaaaattaaaaaaaaataaaaaaaatgaagtgTAGATAGATTAAAAGAGCCGGAGGttacggcgatgggtaaccctaacggaaagctactgtgaagacagttgttaGCTCCAGACTCGTGGGAAAATCCTGTAAGATAAATATTGGGACTTAACTGGGGAATTTATGAGGTCTAAACAACAATAAAAATGCTAAGAAAAATACAAGGAAATTTAAgttaatcgatacagacaattataACTCGATAAACATAACGAGGGGCATTTTAGTTATTTGGCATTTAAAGtaaacttttgacctaaatattcattaaaatgagtaacattaaaattttgaaaatctatTGAAAACATGAAGTACTTACGAAAATAAATGAAGGGACATAGAGGGAATTATTTGAaatgttaaaaattataatttttataattaataattaaattaattttacggATAAATTTGCTTCATAAGAGACAAATAGCATTAaataagtcttcttcttcctttgaattccctcttgGCCAAAACTCCATGGAAGTATTCTTCCATGTTCTTCCAAAATtctaagcttgaatttccctTGCATCTTACCATAAAACCCTTAAATCTCTttactaaaaaattaattttgcacCTTGGAGAAGTAATTGGCTGCCAAGATTTGAAGAGAATttgaagttttaacaagtcaAAGATTgatcaattcaaggttagtgccatatacaAGCATCTTTCCTTCTTTAATCATTGTTAACATAATGAACTAAGTTGAAATCttataaaattgaaagaaaatgataagtatTTGAAAGattaaattttcggcagccatgagaagatttggggtttgatgatttttgatgaaattaatttgtttattagTATTGTTGATGAGTATATGTGATAGATAAGTtgattggtatgagtttggtatgCATTTGCGTGAAAGATGactatgggaattagggttttaatctaaatttgagaattttgtgttgtgacttgaaattgatgttgttgaggttgattgttgattatttgaagtgccatgaatatgattaaagtttggaagttgggtggaattgagAAATTGGGCGTGTTATTTTCATGCAAAAATTctagaccttgagtccagtgtactttcatggccataagtagagttatgttgttccaattggtatgaggccaattggagatgaaacctaggacaatttaccacatttttcatatagagaccctgcccagaattgaacgtaagatgacctaaagttagcttgaatccgggtaaccatatgctggacctgaaaaaatgaccatataaacagtaaatgtttaaatagccataactcactctaggaatgttagaatgacctgaattttgaACCGTTGAAAATGTTAGACAtgggagcacatttttcatgaagaacacagagcctAATTCTGTCTATAAcctaaccaatttgctagaaaaatttaggtcaacaattctaaccagaaccaaaagtgacctgaaATTCTGGATTTGGACCTACCCGaccaatttttgcaaaaatctcataacttggtccacaaaactgcaaatgtagtgaaaccaaagctaaaatttttataagacctagaactacaatttagatgttttgaccaaaatccagaatcCAATGGAACTTAGACAAATTTCTAGGACAATTCAGCCAtccaaatcctgaaattgaaccAAATAGTCACTTGACCCTAGAACAGTATTTAtaccatatctcccactaggaaactccaaatgggatgagccaaactattatggaaacctaagaaacagggcttcaactttgatttaggaactttTACCAAATTTTGAGAGTAAAAACCCTAAAATAGGAATCAAATACACGGACCTGAACCTAAAATCCTGAAGGCACAGGATTCaggagtccaggccagttaattgactataattcatccaaaatgacctgaaaaattgtgattcttgaacctaagtgaccctaagacatagggtaacaactcatatgaagaacattaggcctaaaattgATTGTAGCATGCGCAAATGACTAGATAAAATgtgactccagaatctgcttgATTCTAGAACCCGAGTGAGATAGTGAACCAGTGttggttaattaaccataacttgagttctaaaactccaaatgacatgattcaaaaaagaaaaacaaagataagacatagaggaacaacttctgtgaaggaagtatggccaaacaatGGCTATAGCTTGACCAAAATGCTAAATGAAGTTAAGACAcccaaatctggaccttgaaaaaggttcataaaatgacttggtaTATGATATggaagtaatcaaaatgatttattaaacataaaagtgacatgaatatgtatatgggacttatgtttctcatcataagtaacatgaaaatgctatgaaacacaaatagtacatgacatgaaataataaaactataagtactTAATAATACTACCTTGCCtgaagtatacctagacttatgtatatagcatggatcaattggtataccaattagagactacaaattgcagtactgcctatataaataattattgatagataatatatgtTTGATATGGTTGTTCTTTAAACTTTATGCCTGTCCGTTAGCCATTGTGCCTATTATgatttttggctttatgcctgtccaCTAGTCTTGTGCTTGACATGACTAATGTATACATGATAAACATATGGATATTTAACTAGTATAGTctcatgtatccagtctttatagtctgtcataggttacttgggcacagatatgagtaataatgATGAGGAACCAGTTACACCAATTGCACATCAAgggccaataactagagcaatggctaagaagcttcaaggctcggtgcataagcacatcaccaagtccaacctcttgcaagtattcggtttggacatggaagagaaaagccaaccttgctgtacatttctttgcatatttgaggagccaagagaccaagtggcatccgtccaagttggcatacatgtggcagccacgtcagcaagtccatcctagttggcatccAATGTGGCGTCCAAGTGTAGTGCCTAGGTGGCAGCACAATTGGCAGCCCATCTCCACCTACCTTTTGAagatgcttttgtccattttgcaaagattggaagccataactttgtctaagagctccagccatgcttcaactttttataggaaaagcaaagttACTACTTTCAGCTTTAAGACAAAACATCTCTTTTCAGATTGTCTCTTAATTGTAGCCTGTCAAATCTGACCTTCctattaatgtttgaactttgtatttatttttaggagagattggtgtattaaccaagacttgcacatgtcccatggttgttgaaatgtcttgacaacaccaacccatatttctgccttcttttgtttcattttgggaacagaattcatatggtaattttttgagcacaattgctggagctttgcttcaaagttcttcttagaactctctctatttttcttagcaaattcttgccttgatttgttaagttttattatatgttcaaggttgttcatcagcataggtgaattggtcttgttcttggctgtctttcttgggaattatattttcagttcttcatcttcaaggtgaagggttgaaggttcaagggagtttcttggcttgttttgaagacggttctttggtctttcttcttagtGGAATCAGTTACTAAGGGTAGAAATcgtatcatttggtatcagagcttaggctctcttCAAAACAGGTTGGTCATCCATTTTGTTGTATTCTTGTTTTTCctttctccttcttttatctTCCTTGTGTTTCAGCCTTGAAGGTTATTCAAGTCCTTGTGTTTTCTGGTGTTTGTAAGAAAATCTGAACATATTCAGGGCTTAGTAGTGAGTTTACACTCAATACTACTAatcttagggtatattagaggCTTTCTTGCATTTGTCCTTGTTTCCCTAGTTTTGTCACATTTGTGTTGTTTCCTACCTTAAGCCTTTTCCTCACAACCTGGTTATTTGCATCTTTGTGTCTTGTGAAGTGTGTTGTTGAAGTGTTTAGTGTTAGATGTATATGTTGTGTGGTtacatgatataaaaaaaaaagaacaaaaagaaagaagaaaaaaaaaaggtgctaAAGTGTATGTTTGAGTGCTGGAATATTATAAGTTCAATATTTCTATTTGGTGGCTGTTTTGGGGGAGGTATAGccaaaccaacccagaaaattctaaaaattcaTAGGGGTGCTTTGTAGGCGAAATTAAGCCTAGAAATCAaatttggtgtaaaaattctaCCGTTTACTTGGTGAACCAAATTTAGCACCTATTAGGCCAATTTGGAGTCCAAAACTTCAAGGTGATTTCTGGAACCTCTAGACTTGATTTTCCTACAAAAATCATGTCTTGTTGCTGTCCTTAAAACAgttttacaaaattccaactttgCCTTTTTTTTCGGGGAGAGGCAAAAATAGCAAGCTAATTTCGACTCCTATTTCACTTCATTGCTCTAGAGCTTGGTGTCTTCATTTCTTGCTTCAAGTGTCATAACAAACCCTTATTCCACACGTTTTGCTTGAGTTTGTGCTTGAACATATATTAAAACTTGATTTAAACTTGCTGGAATTGCATTAGTTCTGACAAGAACTTGGTAAGCGAGCTTGAGTGGAAAAAGGCATTGGGTGGCAAGAACTCCAAGAGGGTAAAAGCCTATAAACTGAGTACAAACACTTGAGTGACCAAAAATTGAGTGAATTTGTGAGGTTGTTTTctgttttactaaattttttgtgcaggtattacAAATGTCACAAGAACAAACTAGTGGACTTAATATGGATAATCCTTTTTACCAACAAGCACTTGTTCAACATTTGGAAAGAATTGGTAGACAATTGAGCAACCTAGCTGaccgaattgaaagaattgagcaGAATAGTGGGAATGGTAGACAAAACACAAATGAGGGGCAGAATAGGGCTAGGGGATCTAGAGTGAACAATGCACCACCTATAGATGATTGGGgggatgaaaatgatgatgattcTGATGAAGAGGATGACCAGCACTCTGCTACACATGATGACCACCATAGACCGAGAGGGATGAGAGGTAATAGGGGTGGAAGAGGTAGAGGCAGAAACTAGAGAAGAGGTAATAAGGAGGAAgcaagagggagagggagagtggatGGTAACATTAGTGGGATCAAAATGAAAATTCCACCATTCCAAGGCAAAGCCAATCCGGATGCATATATGGAGTGGGAGAGGAAGGTGGATCTCATTTTTTATTGTCACAATTATAGTGAGGAAAAGAAGGTGAAGCTTGCAGTAGTTGAGTTTACAGATTATGCCATAGTTGTTCACTAAAAGAAGGAGAAATGGGATGAGGGGTGTTGAAACTTGGGATGAGATGAAGCAAATCATGAGGGACAGATTTGTACCTCAACATTACTATAGGGAGTTGCACCAAAGGTTGCAAGGGCTGGTGCAAGGAAACAAAAGTGTGGAAGAATATTTCAAGGAGATGGAGATGGCTATAATAAGAGCCAATGTAGAGGAGGATAGGGAAGCCACTATGgctaggttcctaaaggggctgaatCTTGATATTGCCAACATAGTGGAGCTACAGCACTATGTAGAGCTTGATGACATGTTAAATATGGTAATCAAGATAGAAAAACAACTAAAGAAGAAAAAAGCATTCAAAATGGGTGTAGGTATGAATTTGGGCAACAATGCTCCATGGAAACCGAATTGGAAGAAGGGTGAAACTAGTGATTCCAAGGCTGTTTCTAAGGAAAAGAAAGAGGAGACTAGGGGTGGAGAAAAGCCTAGTGTGACTAAGAAAGGCAAGGGACAGAATACCTCCAGTGGGAGAACTAGGGATATCCAATGTTTTAGGTGCCTAGGGAAGGGATATTATGCATCTCAATGTCCTAACAAGAGGGTGATGGTGATGAGGCCGAATGGGGAGATCGAATCAAAAGATGAtgatgttgatgatgatgatACTAGTGAGAGTATGCCTCCTTTGGAGGAAGCTAGTGATGTAGAGCATGCCGTGGGAGGAAATATTCTGGTGGTTAGGCGTGCACTAAGTGCACAAGCAAAGGAAGAAGAGGGAGATGCACTACAAAGGGAAAATATTTTCCACACTAGATGCTTGCTGAATGGTAAAACTTGTAGCATGATTGTAGATAGTGGTAGTTGTGTGAATGTTGCCAGCACACTCATGGTTGCGAAGCTTGGCATGCGCACCATCAAGCATCCTAGACCATACAAGTTGCAATGGCTGAATGACTGTGGGGAAATTAAGGTGAACAAGCAAGTGATGTTGGCTTTTTCTATTGGAAGGTATAAGGATGAGGTGTTGTGTGATGTGGTGCCAATGCAAGCTGGACATATTTTGCTAGGGAGACCATGGCAATATGATAGGAAGGTAGTGTATGATGGATTTAGGAATAGGTACTCCTTTGATCATGATGGACGAAGGGTTACTTTAGCAGCATTATCACCCACACAAGCTTTTAAAGATCAATTAAGGATAAAACAGACCATGAATGAGCAATAACAAATAGAGGCCGAGCTAAGAGtgcaaaaagagaaagaaagaaaagaaagagaggaaaaagtaagagggaaaaatgaggaagagaaagagaagagagaaaattccAAAAGAGTGAAACCAAAAGGAAAGGGCTCGGGGCAAAAGGAGAGTTGTGAGAAGAGTGGAGAGAATAAAGTCAGTTTGCTAGCAAAAGCCAAGGATGTGAGGACTGCATATTTTTCTAGTATGCCAATGGCTTTGCTAATTTGTAAGGGAGCTTAGACCAATGTTTCTAACCTTGACCAATCCATTCCTAGTTGTGCTTTGCCCTTATTGCAGGAGTTTGAAGATGTCTTCCCTCAAGAAATACCTAATGGGCTACCACTAATTAGAGGCATAGAGCACCAAATAGATTTTGTGCCTGGAGCTGTAATCCCAAATAGGCCAGCCTATAGAACCAATCCGAAAGAGGCTaaggaacttcaaagacaagtggAGGAGCTTCTAGCAAAAGGCCATGTTGgggagagcatgagcccatgtgCCATACTTGTTCTTTTGGTGCCTAAGAAAGATGGGAGtatgcgcatgtgtgtggattgcagagcaatcaacaaaatcactgtaaagtatagacatcccatacctagacttgatgatatgcttgatgagttgcatgGTGCATGCATGTTTTCTACAATTGACTTAAAGAGTGGTTATCACCAAATTCGCATGAAATTAGGAGATGAATGGAAAACTGCCTTTAAGACTCAATATGGACTATATGAATGGTTAGTCATGCCATTTGGATTAACTAATGCACCTAGTACATTTATGAGGCTTATGAaccatgtgttgcgtgctttccTAGGAAAATTTATTGTAGTGTATTTTGATGATATCCTAGTATATAGCCAAAATATGCATGATCATTTGCTGCACTTGAGACAAGATTTTGCGGTGTTGAGAAAAGAGCACTTGTATGCCAATCTTAAGAAATGCACTTTCTGTATGGACAAAGTTATTTTCTTAGGATTTGTGGTGAGTGGCAAGGGAATTGAAGTTGATGAGGACAAGGTAAAAGCCATTAGAGAGTGGCCTACACCTAAGTCCATGAGTGATGTGAGGAGCTTCCATGGGCTGGCTAgtttttataggagatttgtaaaggACTTTAGTACCATAGCCGCACCCTTAAATGAAGTTGTAAAAAAGAATGTGGGATTCAAGTGGGGGGAAGAACAAGAGCATGCATTTAATTCACATAAGGAGAAATTGTGTTCTGCACCTTTACTtactttacctgatttttctaaaacttttgagattgaatgtgatgcCTTTGGAGTGGGTATTGGAGCTTTTTTGAAGCAGGAAAGGAGACCGATTGCCTACTTCAGTGAGAAGCTAAGTGGGGCTACATTGAACTACTCCACTTATGACAAAGAGATGTATGCTCTGGTGCGTGCACTTGAGACTTGGCAACACTACTTGTGGCCGAAGGAGTTTGTCATTCATAGTGACCATGAGTCACTCAAGTACTTAAAGGGGTAGAACAAGCTCAACAAGCACCATGCCAAGTGGAGTGAATTCATTGAAggtttcccatatgtgattcaatacaagcaaggcaaagagaatgtggtggctgatgcactTTCAAGGAGGTACACTTTACTTTCCATGCTTGACGCTAGACTTTTAGGCTTCGAACATGTGAAAGAAATGTATGCTAATGATGATGACTTTGGGAAAGTGTTTTCCTTTTGTGAACATGCTGCATATGATAAATTCTATAGGCATAATGGTTTCTTGTTTAGGGAAAATAAATTATGTGTGCCTAAATGCTCAATTAGAGAGTTGCTTGTTAAAGAATCACATGCTGGTAGTTTAATGGGACATTTTGGGGTTGCAAAGACcttagaaattttaaagaaacatttttattggccacaCATGAAGAGGGATGTAGAGAGAGTGTGTGCTAGATGTGTGACTTGCATGTAGGCAAAGTCCAAAGTAAGGCCACATGGTCTATACATGCCATTGAGTGTTCCTAGTGAACCTTGGGTAGATTTATCCATGGATTTCATTTTGGGTTTACCTAGGACAAAGAAAGGCCATGATaatatttttgttgttgttgatcgTTTTTCCAAGATGGCTCATTTCATACCATGTCACAAGACTGACGATGCATCTTACATTGCTTCTTTGTTCTTTaaggagatagttagattgcatggcatTCCTAGAACAATTGTTAATGATAGGGATGTgaaatttctaagccatttttggAAAGTCTTGTGGGGAAAATTAGGAACAAAACTTTGTTTCTCCACCACTTGCCATCCATAAACGGATGGGCAAACAGAAGTTATCAATAGGACCGTGGGCACTCTTCTACGTGCAATGATTAAACAAAACTTGAAAGCTTGGGAGGAGAGCATACCATtcatagaatttgcatacaacaggtCTATGCATTCATCTACTGGTTATTCACCCTTTGAACTTGTATATGGTTTTAATCCACTAACTCCTTTAGATTTGTTGCCTTTGCCTACtaatgagcttgctagtttagatggcaaAAGGAAAGCTGAAATGGTGAAACAAATGCATCAAAAAGCAAAGCAACAAATGGAGAAAGTGAATGGGAGGA includes:
- the LOC131172962 gene encoding uncharacterized protein LOC131172962, with the protein product MRGVETWDEMKQIMRDRFVPQHYYRELHQRLQGLVQGNKSVEEYFKEMEMAIIRANVEEDREATMARFLKGLNLDIANIVELQHYVELDDMLNMVIKIEKQLKKKKAFKMGVGMNLGNNAPWKPNWKKGETSDSKAVSKEKKEETRGGEKPSVTKKGKGQNTSSGRTRDIQCFRCLGKGYYASQCPNKRVMVMRPNGEIESKDDDVDDDDTSESMPPLEEASDVEHAVGGNILVVRRALSAQAKEEEGDALQRENIFHTRCLLNGKTCSMIVDSGSCVNVASTLMVAKLGMRTIKHPRPYKLQWLNDCGEIKVNKQVMLAFSIGRYKDEVLCDVVPMQAGHILLGRPWQYDRKVVYDGFRNRYSFDHDGRREFEDVFPQEIPNGLPLIRGIEHQIDFVPGAVIPNRPAYRTNPKEAKELQRQVEELLAKGHVGESMSPCAILVLLVPKKDGRFVVSGKGIEVDEDKVKAIREWPTPKSMSDVRSFHGLASFYRRFVKDFSTIAAPLNEVVKKNVGFKWGEEQEHAFNSHKEKLCSAPLLTLPDFSKTFEIECDAFGVGIGAFLKQERRPIAYFSEKLSGATLNYSTYDKEMYALAKSKVRPHGLYMPLSVPSEPWVDLSMDFILGLPRTKKGHDNIFVVVDRFSKMAHFIPCHKTDDASYIASLFFKEIVRLHGIPRTIVNDRDVKFLSHFWKVLWGKLGTKLCFSTTCHP